Proteins co-encoded in one Stomoxys calcitrans chromosome 5, idStoCalc2.1, whole genome shotgun sequence genomic window:
- the LOC106084070 gene encoding protein windbeutel, with translation MERNSLKNLWLPALSCLAWASLVQAAICPGCVELDDIIFNKTIARFPYALVKFDIAFPYGEKHEAYSAFSQAAHAVTDDLLVAAVGIKDYGDNENKELGERFGIDDKQFPGILLFRHGIEDYLTFPSHLDVTLDNLKSFVTTNTELFIGKEGCLKQYNDLAKNFINLKEKEQKQRLQRAEDLKKTLKKDHEKVSAQFYKLFMEKLMAKGYDYVEEETKRLLRLKAGKVTAAKKRELGVKLNILEAFRVNVLTKEEL, from the coding sequence ATGGaaagaaattctttaaaaaatctgTGGTTACCGGCATTGAGTTGTTTGGCTTGGGCCTCCTTAGTACAGGCAGCCATCTGTCCGGGATGTGTGGAATTGGACGATATCATCTTTAACAAGACCATTGCCCGTTTTCCTTATGCTTTGGTCAAATTCGATATAGCCTTTCCCTATGGCGAAAAACACGAGGCCTATTCCGCCTTCTCTCAGGCTGCCCATGCTGTAACCGATGATCTGCTGGTAGCCGCTGTGGGCATAAAGGACTACGGCGATAATGAGAACAAAGAGTTGGGAGAACGTTTCGGCATTGACGATAAGCAGTTCCCAGGAATTCTACTCTTTCGCCATGGCATTGAGGATTATTTAACCTTTCCCAGCCATTTAGATGTGACATTGGACAATTTGAAATCGTTTGTAACCACCAACACTGAGCTATTCATAGGCAAAGAGGGTTGCCTTAAGCAATACAATGATTTGGCCAAAAACTTTATCAATCTCAAGGAGAAGGAACAAAAACAGCGTCTGCAGAGAGCCGAAGATTTGAAAAAGACTCTGAAGAAAGACCACGAAAAAGTTAGTGCCCAATTCTACAAGCTGTTTATGGAGAAGCTCATGGCCAAGGGCTATGACTATGTGGAGGAGGAAACCAAACGTTTGTTGCGTCTCAAGGCGGGCAAGGTGACAGCGGCCAAGAAACGTGAATTGGGTGTTAAACTGAATATACTGGAAGCATTTCGTGTTAATGTCCTAACCAAAGAGGAGCTGTAG